In Salvelinus alpinus chromosome 32, SLU_Salpinus.1, whole genome shotgun sequence, the sequence ccaggaacagatatagcccttggttctctccagacctgactgcccttaaccaacacaaaaacatcctatggcgttctgcattagcatcgaacagcccccgtgatatgcaacttttcagggaagctagaaaccaatatacacaggcagttagaaaagccaaggctagctttttcaagcagaaatttgcttcctgcaacacaaactcaaaaaagttctgggacactgtaaagtccatggagaataagaacacctcctcccagctgcccactgcactgaggacaggaaacactgtcaccaccgataaatccactataattgagaatttcaataagcatttttctacggctggccatgctttccacctggctacccctaccccggtcaacagcactgcacgccccacagcaactcgccaaAGCCTTCCCCGTTTctcctcccaaatccagtcagctgatgttctgaaagagctgcaaaatctggacccctacaaatcagccgggctagacaatctggaccctttctttctaaaattatctgccgaaattattgcaactcttattactagcctgttcaacctctctttcgtgtcgtctgtgattcccaaagattggaaagcagctgcggtcatccccctcttcaaagggggggacactcttgacccaaactgctacagacctatatctatcctacccttcctttctaaggtcttcgaaagccaagtcaacaaacagattaccgaccatttcgaatcccaccataccttctccgctatgcaatctggtttcagagctggtcattggtgcacctcagccacgctcaaggtcctaaacgatatcctaaccgccatcgataagaaacaatactgtgcagccgtattcattgaccttgccaaggctttcgactctgtcaatcatcacatcctcatcggcagactcgatagccttggtttctcaaatgattgcctcgcctggttcaccaactacttctctgatagagttcagtgtgtcaaatcggagggcctgttgtccgggcctctggcagtctctatgtgggtgccacagggttcaattcttggaccgactctcttctctgtatacatcaatgatgtcgctcttgctgctggtgagtctctgatccacctctacgcagacgacaccattctgtatacttctggcccttctttggacactgtgttaacaaccctccagacgagcttcaatggcatacaactctccttccgtggcctccaattgctcttaaatacaagtaaaactaaatgcatgctcttcaaccgatcgatacctgcccgcccgtccaacatcactactctggacggttctgacttagaatatgtggacaactacaaatacctaggtgtctggttagactgtaaactctccttccagactcacatcaaacatctccaatccaaagttaaatctagaattggcttcctatttcgcaacaaagcatccttcactcatgctgccaaacatacccttgtaaaactgaccatcctaccgatcctcgacttcggcgatgtcatttacaaaatagcctccaataccctactcaataaataggatgcagtctatcacagtgccatccgttttgtcaccaaagccccatatactacccaccactgcgacctgtacgctctcattggctggccctcgcttcatactcgtcgccaaacccactggctccaggtcatctacaagaccctgctaggtaaagtccacccttatctcagctcgctggtcaccatagcagcacccacctgtagcacacgctccaacaggtatatctctctggtcacccccaaaaccatttcttactttggccgcctctccttccagttctctgctgccaatgactggaatgaactacaaaaatctctgaaactggaagcacttatctccctcactagctttaagcaccagctgtcagagcagctcacagattactgcacctgtacatagcccatctataatttagcccaaacaactacctctccccctactgtatttatttatttattttgctcctttgcaccccattatgtctatctctactttgcacattcttccactgcaaatctaccattacagtgttttacttgctatattgtatttacttcgccaccatggccttttttttgcctttacctcccttatctcacctcatttgctcacattgtatataaacatatttttctactgtattattgactgtatgtttgttttactccatgtgtaactctgtgttgttgtatgtgtcgaactgctttgctttatcttggccaggtcgcaattgtaaatgagaacttgttctcaacttgcctacctggttaaataaaggtgaaataaaataaatctatcactctagtgttaatgctaaattgtaattatttcgcctctatggcctatttattgccttacctccctaatcttactacatttgcacacactgtacatagatttttgtattatgttattgactgtacgtttgtttattccatgtgtaactctgtgttgttgtttttgtcacactgctttatcttggccaagtcgcagttgtaaatgagaacttgttctcaactgtcctacctggttaaagaaaggtgaaatatatatattttttaaaagatggaatcatgtagtaaccaaacaagtgttaaataaagtagccaccctttgccttgatgacagctttgcacaatattggcactctcaaccagcttcacctggaatgcttttccaacagtcttgaaggagttcccacatatgctgagcacttgttggctgcttttccttcactctgaggtccaactcatcccaaaccatctcaattgttttgaggttgggtgattgtggaggccaggcaagtctcttcttcttattggtgacctttagtagtggtttctctgcagaaatttgaccatgaaggcctgattcacgcagtctcttctgaacagctgatgttgaggtgtgtctgttacttgaactctgtgaagcatttatttgggctgcaatttctgaagctggtaactctaatgaacttatcctctgcagcagaggtaactctgggtcttcctttcctgtggcggtcctcatgagagccagtttcatcatagcgcttgatagtttttgcgactgcacttgaatacattttcaatgttcttgaaattttccgcattggctgaccttcatgtcttaaagtaatgatggaatgtcaGTTTAATTGTTCTTCGGTATTTTCttaggcacacacatacaagttcaaatcctaagctacgccttgctcagacagtctgtttttccactatacagatacattgtttaatctaatcctgactaaaactacacacatcatcagattataattttatgattctaatcaattataaggtttcagagtggaattatttaccaaatagggctatcttctgtatacccgcctaccttgtcacaagacaACTGATTTGTCTCAAACgcaaaggaaagaaattccacaaattaacttttaggaaggcatacctgttaattgaaatgcattctaggtgactatctcatgaagcttgttgagagaatgccaagaatgtgcaaagctgtcatcaaggcaaagggtggctactttgaagaatctcaaacattaAATATGTTTAGATTTGTTGTACACTTTtttcgttactacatgattcgatgtgtgttatttcatagtttcaatCGCAGATTTCCCTTTTAACCTAAAGTTGACAGATAGGGATGTGGCTACTCGACCAGTGTCAAGCACTGTTCAACACCTCCAGCCTCTATGGGGTGCTGGGCGTCTCCAAGGAGGCGACAGACGCAGAGATCCGACACAGCTACTACAAGGTGTCGCTCAGGGTTCACCCAGATCGTGCTCCCGAAGACCTGCAGGCAACAGAGAAATTTCAGGTGGGAAAGTGTCAACTAAAACACCTACTCAAATCTGCAGTTAGCCTAGTTCACCTAGCTAACTGGTTAGAATTGTATTTTACTGTATTTACCTAGCCCCTTTCTTTCAGGTGCTTGGGAAGTTATATGCAGTGTTGAGTGACAAGGAGCAGAGGGCAGTGTATGATGAGCAGGGACTTGTGGCTGAGGAATCTGACTCACTGCAGCAGGACCAATGCTGGGAGGAGTACTGGAGGTTGCTGTTCCCTAAGGTAGCCTAACTATATAACTATCTAAAGCTGATTAACATCTTCACCATACACCATACTTTTTAGGCCCTCCTGAGAGAACTTTTCTTTTTCATACCGTAGCCATAAAATAGTCACTAGACGTGTGTAATTTTGAGTAATGTACCTTAATCATTACAAGACTGTCATCAGCATCACCCAGTACCATCTTCCTCTGTATCTCCCCAGCTTCTTGACTTTCTTTATCCGCCTGGAAGCAAATAACAAACACCCAGTATAATGTCACAATTAGAATTTGTTATAACAACCATCTCTCCTTCATTAGATCACATTGGAGGACATCCAGGAGTTTGAGAGGAAGTACAAAGGcacggaggaggagaggcaggatgtGATGCAGATTTACCTGCAGCACCAGGGGGACATGGACGCCATCATGGCCTCAGCCCTGTGCTGCTCTCAGGAGGACGAGCCCAGGATCACAGCCCTTATACAGACAGCCATCCAGGCAGGGGAGCTCACGGCCTACCCTGCATTCACCCAGGAGAGCACCAGGAAGAAGAAAACACGCAAACAGAAGGTACAGTGTGCTTTAATCAAATACTTCCTCGGTTGGTAATTTTTTTTAGTTCACATTTGTGAGAATACTTTGTTGTTATTTCCTTCCAGGCTGATGAAGAAAGACAAGAAGCTgaggagatgcagagagagatgggactCAATGATGCTGATGACAGTCTTGTACTGATGTTAAAGGTAAGTTGAATCACACAACCAAGATCTTAACTGGTGACTGTTTTAGGCGTTCAGGTAAGGCATTAATGGTGTGTATTTCTGTCTCGTTAACAGCAAAAGCAGAAGTCCAGAGAGCAGAATTTTAACTCTTTCCTGTCTGACCTGGAAGCCAAATACTCCAAGGGAGGAAAAGCCAAAGCAGGAGGGAAAGGAAAAAAGTGAAGACTTCAAACCCTTGAAGTTAAGACAAGGTAGAAGTTAAGGTCAAATTTGTATCAAAACTTGACACCTGCATGCCCCCTAGTCACACATCTATCACGTATTTCTATACAAATTATCTTCTTGATCTAAGCTCCGCTAGCACCTCTGCTGAAAGTAGAACATGGCTTCTACTGCAGTGAGGTGAATTGTCCCAGTACTTAAACAGCCCCTCTATTCCCTGGAATGTCTCCTGTGGCTTACACTAAGCCCTCATCACGTTAAGGTTTGTTAGGAAAACATCTAATACCTACCTTTTAGTTGGCGTCTCTCTAAGGCTTGTCTTTTCTCTTCCTGTTAAGGTATGCTATGTGAAACCCCAAAGTTTTGTGCTTGTCTTTTTTACATGGGAAAATAAAAGTAATGTCCTTATAAAAGTACAAAGCAGCCAGTCGAAGCATGTCAGTGTTCAAAAGGCTTTTGTTCCTCCCTGTATGTTGGACTTGCCATTCGGGTCATCCTACGAAAATTGTCTTTCCTGTCCCCTGCCTTAACCACCAGGAAAAACACTTATGTTAGATAATGACATGTTGTTTTAATTTAAGTGTTTTGTTAATAAAACATATGTAAAACAGATATTGCAAACTATTTATATatagtgcgttcggaaagtattcagaccccttgatttttccccCACAgttttactttacagccttattctaaaatgtattaaaaaacatgtttttcctcaatctacacacaataccccataatgagaaagcaaaaactgttttttagaaatttttgaaaataagtattcagaccctttactcagtaacttgttgaagcacctttggcagcgattacagcctcgagccttcttgggtatgacgctacaagcttagcacacctgtatttggggagtatctcccattcttctctgcagatcctcaagctctgtcaggttggatagggatcgtcactgcacagctattttcaggtctctccagagatgttcgattgggttcaagtccgggctctggctgggccactcaaggacattcagagccttgtctcaaagccactcctgcattgtcttggctgtgtgcttagggtcgttgtcctgttggaaggtgaagcttttccccagtctgaggtcctgagcactctgaagcaggttttcatcaaggatctctctgtactttgctctgttcatctttccctttatcctgactagtctcccagtccctgacactggaaaacatccccacagcatgatgctgccaccaccatgcttcactgtaggggtgGTGCCatgtttcttccagatgtgacgcttggcattctggccagagttcaatcttggtttcatcaagaTTCatctataacgtaacaaaatgtggaaaaagggaaggggtctgaatactttccaagtgcactatatatacacagttgaagtcagaagtttacatacaccttcaccaaatacatttaaactcagtatttcacaattcctgacatttaatcctagtaagaattccctgtcttaggtcagttaggatcaccactttatttaaaaaatgtgaaatgtcagaataatagttgagagaatgatttgtttcagctttgatttctttcatcacattcccagtgggtcagaagtttacatatactcaattagtatttggtagcattgccttttaaattgtttaacttggtttcaggaagccttccataagcttcccacaataagttgggtgaattttggcccattcctcctgacagagctggtgtagctgagtcaggtttgtaggcctccttgctcgcacacgctttttcagttctgcccacaaatttttccataggattgaggtcagggctttgtgatggctactccaataccttgactttgttgtccttaagccatttttctacaactttggaagtatgcttggggtcattgtccatttggaagacccatttgcgaccaagctttaacttcctgactgatgtcttgagatgttgcttcaatatatccacataattttcatccctcatgatgccatctattttgtgaaatgcaccagtccctcctgcagcaaagcacccccacaacatgatgctgccctcccgtgcttcaaggttgggatggtgttcgtcggcttgcaagtctcctcctttttcctccaaacataacaatggtcattaaggccaaacagttatatttttgtttcatcagaccagaggaaatttctccaaaaagtacgatctttgtccccatgtgcagttgcaaaccgtagtctggctttttttaatggtagttttggagcagtggcttcttccttgctgagcagcctttcaggttacgtcgatataggacttgttttactgtggatatcaatacttttgtacctgtttcctccatcatcttcacaaggtcctttgctgttgttctgggattgatttgcacttttcgcacctaagtacgttcatctctaggagacagaatgcgtctccttccttagcggtatgacggctgcatggtcccatggtgtttatacttgcgtactattgtttgtacagatgaacgtggtaccttcaggcatttggaaattgctcccaaggatgaaccagacttgtgaaggtctaaaaaaaattaaaaaaaataaatgtggaggtcttggctgatttcttttccttttcccatgatgtcaagcagaggcactgattttgaaggtaggccttgaaatacatccacagatacacctccatttgacgtcaattagcctatcagaagcttctaacattttcttgaatttcccaagctgtttaaaggcacagtcaacttagtgtttgtaaacttctgacccactggaattgtgatacagtgaaatattctgtctttaaacaattgttggaaaaaggacttgtgtgtcatgtacaaagtagatgtcctaaccgacttgccaaaactatagtttgttattaacaagaaatttgtggagtggattTATTTCCCCACTCTAAATGTCATACATTAGAAAGTATTAGGTATTTAGTGGATTACTTAAACTAATATCAACTAAATATAACTAATTTACAGGGAATAGCTCTCCCTCAATTTCATGTCAATGGTGTTACGCcattaaatacaattttaaaaggCAACATCCTTGTGAACTTTTCCTGGGTCAAATGTTCATTGGAGCTGTTTTTGAAAAGCACATGGTGAGTCTGCAGTCTCTTCATGTTAGCAATTTGATCATTCATTTGGTAATTTCATGCGACGCTTTGAGATCGGTCGCTGGTGTTAGTTTATAGTATGGGGAAAAGGAAATTTGATTAAAATAATTTATCAAATCACATGATTTAAGTCATTTATTCACAATTTAAGAAGTGTGGTTTGAGCTACTGTGGCCACCATCTTAGATATTCTATTTTTTTTCACTGGTTATTGTTCCTGCTGTTTTTATTAGAACAGTCTGATGATTTGTCACTGGTGTTATAgaagaatgtgttttgtttaaagAAAATGTTTTTATATTATCATTAACCTTTGTCTTGGATTATATATGTAAAGTAAATACTCAAATTACATTCTGGAAAGCCTTAATTGTCATTAAAATATAGGGAACACCGGTGACAAAGGCAACACAAGCATTTTAATATaatatacaacaacaaaaaatacgcTGTCATTTATTTTCATTAACGTTGTTACAGCATTAACTATTATCTGACTAATTTGTAAAAACTTTTTATTGGCTGGTCAAAAAGCCACCATTTTCGTAGAACGACTCATTCCCTGCATAGAATAATTTAAGAGTATAGAGATCAGAGAACATATACATTGACATATATCCAtccaaacatacagtatataccaaCATACATACAGTTAGGTTTAATAAGACGGGTTACTGTTTTTGGCAGCCAGGTAAACAGAGTTCCAACATACAAAAATAGGGCTCTAGAAAAACAAAAAATAGCATCAAATAAAATCACCTAACAGTACAATGCGGAAATGTTCCTTGTTGTATAAAGTGTTGTTTGAAAGCCCCGTTGGGAGTGGCAGCAGGGCCTTGCATCCTGCCGGGCTGAGGTTGGTGGAGGTGGCCGAGGATGATAACCCAGCCACAAAGCCAAGTTCCACTgccaaagtcaaaattggcaaaaaatgtatagctttttattttttactttaaagTTAGGCatatggttagcagtgtggttaggtttaaaatcatattgtaagaagagaaattgtagaaatgggcagggtttaatgataattatgactttgtggctgtgttaactaaTGACAACCGGTTGAAGGTGCTACAACCCAGGTCTGCTACTGCGGGATGTGAAGCCCCCCCGGCTGTAGGAGCGTGCTGGGACTGACACAGGCACCAGTACAGCTGAGAAGAGGAGAGCAGGACAAAGATGAGTGTTAATGAGCATTGATAGTTATTATTCAAATCATCTGTCTGAAAATAATGACTTTTCTCGTTAGATAACCAGAGGCTACAACCGAATTCTCTCAAACATAATTAGACCGCAACCCAGCGACATGTTTTATAAATGAGGAGGACCACAGATGGCTCCTACTGACCTGGGGGAGGGGCTTGTGTGTCAGGCTCCTCCTCATCCTTGATGGGGGAGTGGCCCAGAGGGTGGTGGATGAAGGAGTCCAGGAAGGAGGAGCTGCTGATGCCCAGACTGATGCCCAGACTGATGCCCATCACTCCGATGCCCAAAGAGTCTGCCATTGTACCAGACAGAGACTCAATGAGTCAGCCACAAAAATTCATGCGTAGAAATTGTGTACAGTATTCAATGTAAAACGAGGTGCCCACCTGTACCCAAAGATTCTCTGCCAGGACGCCCCTGTCCAATGTTGTCCAGCACCGTGAAGGAGCGGCGGTAAGGTGTGTCTGACTGCAACAGAACCCAGAGTTAAATCTCACGGACTGGGACGCAGGCAAACATATTCCATATTTATCCATTACAATATAAACCTACAAAATATGCCTAAATTCGTTCTGTAGCGGTATAATAACTTTTACCGTGTGTGACTATAGCCATACCCTGTAGGTGTGGGTGGTGTTGGGACGGGAGAATACGTCCAATTGATGAAGCCGATCCCGAGGAAGCAAACTACCAGCTTCATCTGTAACAGCACTATGGGCACGACTGGACAAGCCTCTATGCCgctacacacacaaaataaaataGTGTTGTGTTATTAGCAGGTGATAGTATTAAGTGTTGTCAAGTCAGTGCAAGATGTACAACTAGTATGCAGAGTTCTACTCGTCCAATACCTGAGTAGGTCTGAAGTGCTGTCCAGAATGCGTGGGTTCAGCTTCTCCTGTGCCGATGGGGGGAAGGAGTGTGTTCCTGCTCAGAGGTATCAGAGGCGAGGCCAGGCAGTCACTGGCTGTGGGTCTGGAGAGAGTAACAGCCCCGTTCACTTTCCACACTTTCCATAAAGTTACACAAGTCCCTTTAACATGGAGCAGACTGAAATCATTCCACACGAGGGCAAATGATACTGTATGCTTCACACAGATCTTTAACTCAGGGTTCATTAAAAGTTCACCCGTTGGTACTTAATCACACACAACTCCTTACATCTCTTCCACTTCCCTTCTGCTGAACAGAACGCCACAAGGCAAGAGTTAAACGGCAAACAGCTTTCAAAGTAATCTCTCTGCACAGACGGTTCTCCAGCTTCAGAGCAATAAATAAGACTGGAGTGAGGAGGGCGGCGATGTACATGGAAGAGGACAGGGACCAGATGGAGAATGGGTAACCCCGTTTAAGTTAACTCACAGGCGTGTCCCACGGATGACCTCCTCCATGGAGCCGGCGGCACTGAACTGTGTCAGGCAGGGAACCAAGGGCAGAAGGGTGCGTGGGGGGGGGTTACGGCGTAGCGCCGACTGGGGCGGACGGGACAGGGAGGAGGAGCTCTGCTCTAGCGCCCGGCGAGGACGGGGCTTGCTGGACGGGATCACGCTGGACCCTGGCCGATGGGTCACCACCACCCTCTCCTCAGGGTCCCTGAGAAGGAAGCAGTGAACCTTAACTCAAAGTAACATATGCACAAACCTACATATCCATAGTTAATAACCGTTCCCTCCTCTCTTATTTAATGATAAGAGGTGAGTGGTTCACGGCTACAGTTAACTCCTTATGCTACACTCTACTAATAAAGATTGTTATAGTATCAGCATGAGTATGATCAGTCTCCATACTGGGCTCTCTCCATCACGCCCAGGTTCCTCTGCTGCAGGGGGATGCCGTGGATCACTATGAGGTCGTTGAGGTTGTGATGCGTCACCGCTGCCCCTACTGGTACCCGACTGGACTGTAGGAGGGAGGGGGGCAGAAGAAGATACAGAGTTATACTAGGCAAAAGTGGTCATTCACCCTAAAAAAGCTACAGCCACATCATCACTACGGACACTTGCACGTCACCACAGTCAGCTCCAACTTAGATTTTCTACATGCAACCGAGTGGAGACGACATACCACCACCCACTTGAGATGATTAGACAAAATAGCAAATTAAAGCGGGAAGTAAATAAAAGCATTCCAAAATGGTCATTATTGAATGAAATAAGAGACGTGTGTAAAAAAAATACTCAACAGTTGGTTAAGAAGTATGAAAGTGACTAAAAGTGGTATGGTTTGTGTTATTCAACAGGCACAAGCACATTCAGTCTAGGAGTGAATAATAACATGCCGCTGTGGATGGCGTCGATCGGCGCCATTTTGGCTCTGGGTGAGAGTTACATACAGTGGATGGCTTTTTCTGCTTTTTGGATTTCCGTCTGGACTTGTGCTTTGAGACCCTTGATTTTGTGGTCTTTGGGGGGAAAACGGATGaccaaatgagagagagaaaaggagagagtgagGTGTACAGATACAAGGTTGTTGGTTTGAAAGGTGTGAAACAGACCAAGGAACAAGACAGAGTAGGGAACAaaaagaaggaaggaaagaaaaaAGGATTAAAGTTAATGAATTGATAGCCTTCAAAACAAGAGTGAGAAGAACTACGGACAGCAGGGGAAAACAATTCAGCATCAGTGTGACTGTTTTCAGTTTGCCGAATTTGTCCTAAACTCTCAAACACATCTGAAAGTTATTATGGAGTTCAATTACAGTGCTTATTAACATTTCTTATTGACATAAAACCTACATCCTAGGAGTAGGATGTTCCACTCTCTGAGGAGGTGGTCCTTCAACCCCCTCTCAGGGCACTGACCTGGGGTTGCAGGCTGCCTGTTAGCTGGGGCACCCTGATCTGGCCTAGCCTGGGGAGAAGGGTGGGAAGTGTGGACAGAAGCAGGAAAGAATTCTCAGCATCAGACTGTGATGGGCTGAAGTTCACTGCAGTCTTCTCATCATCTGTCAATAAGAAGGGGGCAGAATACTGTCAATTTGACAATAATGGAGTTGTTGGTTTAAAAGTCAATGACAAGTCTAAAGTGCATATAAGACATAGCCCTGTGGTCCTACTTGAGACATAGCCCTGTGGTCCTACCTGAGACACAGCCCTGTGGTCCTACCTGAGACACAGCCCTGTGGTCCTACCTGAGACACAGCCCTGTGGTCCTACCTGAGACACAGCCCTGTGGTCCTACCTGAGACACAGCCCTGTGGTCCTACCTGAGACACAGCCCTGTGGTCCTACCTGAGACACAGCCCTGTGGTCCTACCTGAGACACAGCCCTGTGGTCCTACCTGAGACACAGCCCTGTGGTCCTACCTGAGACACAGCCCTGTGGTACTACTTGAGACACAGCCCTGTCGTCCT encodes:
- the LOC139562663 gene encoding dnaJ homolog subfamily C member 9-like; translation: MWLLDQCQALFNTSSLYGVLGVSKEATDAEIRHSYYKVSLRVHPDRAPEDLQATEKFQVLGKLYAVLSDKEQRAVYDEQGLVAEESDSLQQDQCWEEYWRLLFPKITLEDIQEFERKYKGTEEERQDVMQIYLQHQGDMDAIMASALCCSQEDEPRITALIQTAIQAGELTAYPAFTQESTRKKKTRKQKADEERQEAEEMQREMGLNDADDSLVLMLKQKQKSREQNFNSFLSDLEAKYSKGGKAKAGGKGKK
- the LOC139562662 gene encoding protein FAM149B1-like isoform X3: MISRYTRRPVTHSLEIRGLSRSHLDHHPLPEEVDDDFLPQHLLHDLQEAVSTYNSSETTSAASNRSDSPTVTTGNTTRAWSGIHSYTGTGISTERSSVFSWGYDEFDKAASRQVQQMFEEIDEELYEGRGGAHLLGLQDECHQWAFRFPHLRILGSQLVCPSDEGFQWYATSGKGTGTPASTTAAGQKDSSSSKPQDKDKPGPSTDLCVQGKRAVLSRPCVAVDHPPGTPSGSRGHDRPKVIEAEGLMEEYLAFDSRDMDDEWERGWVGNGRRRYCLPPVSPYRCRRQAALDLLFDDVWRELVGWMEELVRRHWEGYVSDDEKTAVNFSPSQSDAENSFLLLSTLPTLLPRLGQIRVPQLTGSLQPQSSRVPVGAAVTHHNLNDLIVIHGIPLQQRNLGVMERAQDPEERVVVTHRPGSSVIPSSKPRPRRALEQSSSSLSRPPQSALRRNPPPRTLLPLVPCLTQFSAAGSMEEVIRGTRLPTASDCLASPLIPLSRNTLLPPIGTGEAEPTHSGQHFRPTQRHRGLSSRAHSAVTDEAGSLLPRDRLHQLDVFSRPNTTHTYRSDTPYRRSFTVLDNIGQGRPGRESLGTDSLGIGVMGISLGISLGISSSSFLDSFIHHPLGHSPIKDEEEPDTQAPPPAVLVPVSVPARSYSRGGFTSRSSRPGL
- the LOC139562662 gene encoding protein FAM149B1-like isoform X2 gives rise to the protein MISRYTRRPVTHSLEIRGLSRSHLDHHPLPEEVDDDFLPQHLLHDLQEAVSTYNSSETTSAASNRSDSPTVTTGNTTRAWSGIHSYTGTGISTERSSVFSWGYDEFDKAASRQVQQMFEEIDEELYEGRGGAHLLGLQDECHQWAFRFPHLRILGSQLVCPSDEGFQWYATSGKGTGTPASTTAAGQKDSSSSKPQDKDKPGPSTDLCVQGKRAVLSRPCVAVDHPPGTPSGSRGHDRPKVIEAEGLMEEYLAFDSRDMDDEWERGWVGNGRRRYCLPPVSPYRCRRQAALDLLFDDVWRELVGWMEELVRRHWEGYVSDDEKTAVNFSPSQSDAENSFLLLSTLPTLLPRLGQIRVPQLTGSLQPQTTKSRVSKHKSRRKSKKQKKPSTSSRVPVGAAVTHHNLNDLIVIHGIPLQQRNLGVMERAQDPEERVVVTHRPGSSVIPSSKPRPRRALEQSSSSLSRPPQSALRRNPPPRTLLPLVPCLTQFSAAGSMEEVIRGTRLPTASDCLASPLIPLSRNTLLPPIGTGEAEPTHSGQHFRPTQRHRGLSSRAHSAVTDEAGSLLPRDRLHQLDVFSRPNTTHTYRSDTPYRRSFTVLDNIGQGRPGRESLGTDSLGIGVMGISLGISLGISSSSFLDSFIHHPLGHSPIKDEEEPDTQAPPPAVLVPVSVPARSYSRGGFTSRSSRPGL
- the LOC139562662 gene encoding protein FAM149B1-like isoform X1 gives rise to the protein MISRYTRRPVTHSLEIRGLSRSHLDHHPLPEEVDDDFLPQHLLHDLQEAVSTYNSSETTSAASNRSDSPTVTTGNTTRAWSGIHSYTGTGISTERSSVFSWGYDEFDKAASRQVQQMFEEIDEELYEGRGGAHLLGLQDECHQWAFRFPHLRILGSQLVCPSDEGFQWYATSGKGTGTPASTTAAGQKDSSSSKPQDKDKPGPSTDLCVQGKRAVLSRPCVAVDHPPGTPSGSRGHDRPKVIEAEGLMEEYLAFDSRDMDDEWERGWVGNGRRRYCLPPVSPYRCRRQAALDLLFDDVWRELVGWMEELVRRHWEGYVSDDEKTAVNFSPSQSDAENSFLLLSTLPTLLPRLGQIRVPQLTGSLQPQTTKSRVSKHKSRRKSKKQKKPSTVCNSHPEPKWRRSTPSTASSRVPVGAAVTHHNLNDLIVIHGIPLQQRNLGVMERAQDPEERVVVTHRPGSSVIPSSKPRPRRALEQSSSSLSRPPQSALRRNPPPRTLLPLVPCLTQFSAAGSMEEVIRGTRLPTASDCLASPLIPLSRNTLLPPIGTGEAEPTHSGQHFRPTQRHRGLSSRAHSAVTDEAGSLLPRDRLHQLDVFSRPNTTHTYRSDTPYRRSFTVLDNIGQGRPGRESLGTDSLGIGVMGISLGISLGISSSSFLDSFIHHPLGHSPIKDEEEPDTQAPPPAVLVPVSVPARSYSRGGFTSRSSRPGL